CCCGTGCGCCGGCAGCAGGAGGTACCTGCACAAACAACCTACAGGAAAAGCTCAGTGGAAAACATTATTCATGAGCCCGACATTCAGCATGCAAACCGGCCTCCTGCGGCGGGAGCAGGGTGCCAAAACTAGCACCGGGGAGCCATGCAGCTGCCCCAGCCaaggggaagagggtgaggggcaACCCCGGCTGGCTCAACCCAGAGGAGTACGAAACAAAGAGCACTGGCCTTGgactgccccttgctgccccctccctTAACGCCCAAACTGGACCCATTTAACAACAGTCTCTGCTCATTGGCTGGCAGCTGCAGGATCTCCTCGGGGAACTGGCTTCCAGACCACAGCGAGGAGTCACAGGGCCAGGCAAGGCCAGGGTGTGCTGCTGGGGAACAACAGGAGCTGCCATGAACCCCTCCTTTAGCCTAGGGCTGGGGAAAGCAGGGGGACAGGGACAGTGTCATCTGAATGATTCCTGGCCTCCTGGCTGTCCAGGCAGGATAGGAGCCTGAGGTTTTCTCCAGCCCAAATAGAGCAGacagctgggctatgtctagactggcatgattttccgcaaatgcttttaacggaaaagcttttccgttaaaagcatttgcagaaaagagcgtctagactggcacggacacttttgtgtaaaagcactttttgtggaaaagcatccgtgccaatctagacgcggttttgcgcaaaaaagccccgatcgccattttcgccatcggggcttttttgcacaaaacaattcttagctgtctacactggccctcttgcgcaaaaacatttccggaaaagggcttttgcccgaacgggaacgtcaaagcatttgtgcaagaagcactgatttcggacagtagaacgtcagtgcttttgcgcaaaatcaagcagccagggtagacaactggcaagtttttgcgcaaaagcagctgcttttgcagaaaaacttgccagtctagacgcagccctggtgtATAAGCCACATGGCCAACTTCCAAGGGGAGCTGCTCTGGGCCTTCGGCATGACAGAGGATAaccagggcagggagagcaggacagAACCTGAACcaggtggggagcccagaactagaACAGGAACGGGGTGGACTGCAGGGCAGAGCATCAGAGAAGCTGTATGGGGATCCAGGTGTGTGACAGAACAGGAGCTACATCGTGTGATCAggctgtgtgcatgcacacatgccATTCAACAGCACTTCTGGGgtacccccccacccagcacaaGCATGACAGCTCTTCTCCAGTTCCCCCATTAACTCTGCCAAGCCCCCATAGCAGCTCACCACCCCATGCCACTCgtctgggagctggagctgggggcacCAATCCCTTCCCAGTGGGTGCCTGACACACGCTGCTaactgccagccccacttctaGTTCTACCagtgcagaccccccccccccccccgacacttcATCAGCTTGGTTCCATTTCGGTTGGGGCAGTGGGAGAGGGTTACCCACCTGGCTCTCACCGCCCTTCCCACAAACAGTGAAGCTCAGTTGAAGTAACACATCCAGGATTTATTGTTTCCATTCCTTGCAGCTagcgattaaaaaaaaatgttaaaataaattacAGAATTAAATAACTTCCGGTTGGATTATTTCCCTCTGCCCCTCAAAACCAAGGGTTAAAATAGCCAGTGGGTTTGGCAATAGCAACAAAACCAAAACACGCTAGGAAAAGCAGCGACCAGTTTAACAGGTATCCTGGTACCTGGGCCAAGACCCTCTGCCAAAGAGCTCCCTTTGAGTTTCTTGGCTCTAGTATCCTCGAGCCAGGGTGCATTTGCCCTCTCACAATtcaacctcctcttctccccattgCTCCACTCATGTGAGCTCTacgctgctggccagccccatcccCGCAAACGCTGAGCATGTACTCCGCAGGCCCATTCTCTTCCCTCCCAATCCCTTACCCGTGAGAGATTCTCTGTGCTTCGTCCATAGTCAAAGGTAGTCCCCGCACTAGACATGGGTGGGGTTGTCCAGGTAGGGATCTGGTTTGGTCATGTGTAGCATGACTGCAGGGGCTTGGTAATGGCAATGCGCCCCAGCACAAGTGACCCCACTGCATGGCTTCCCCCTAGTCCTCATGCCCAGTTTTCTGTTGCACAGGCTCTGCCAGGTCTGGAGTGTCTTGGAGCTCCACACCCACACCCCACTGGTGATACCCACTACCAGCGACATGAAAATCTTTAGCATGAAGACAGCCACAGTGGGTACCGAGGCTTCCAAGGAGCAGTTGGTGTTGTGCCGGCCGGAGAAGGCCACGCAGCCATGCTCCAGTGCCCTGAAGTTCCAATAATCCACATTGAGCCGCTCGTAAAAGTAGCAGACGATGACACACGTGGCCGGGACGGTGTAGAGGATGGAGAAGACCCCGATCTTCACCATCAGCTTCTCCAGCTTCTCTGTGTTGGTGCCTCCTGTCTTCATGATCTTCCGGATGTGGAAGAGGGCCACGAAGCCAGTGAGGATGAAGGAGGTGCCGATCACCAGGTAGCAGGCGAGTGGGATGAGCACGAACCCCGTCAAGGCACCCACATCCATGCTTCCCACATAACATAGCCCAGTGAGCTCATCTCCTGCCACCTTCCGCATAGTGAGGATGACGATGGTCTTCATGGCTGGGATGCCCCAGGCAGCCATGTGGAAGTAGCTGCTGTGGGCTTCGATGGCCTCGTGTCCCCATTTCTTCCCAGCTGCCAGGAACCAGGTCAAGGTCAGGATGACCCACCAGAGCGAGCTGGCCATGCCAAAGTAGTAGAGGATGAGAAAGACAATGGTGCAGCCAGTGCTTTCCAGCCCCTCCTGGATGATGTACTGCTCCCCGTTCTCCCGGTCACAGGCTATGTTctcagccccagccacagagcgaATGAGAAAGGCCACCGAGTAGACGTTGTAGCACATGGACAGGAAGATGATAGGTCTCTCAGGGTACTGGAACCGATGTGggtccagcaggaaggtgagcaCTGTGAAGGCCGTGGAGATGAAACACAGTGTTGACCACACCGCCATCCATATGAAGGCAAAATCTTTGTCCTCCCGGGACCAGTAGACATCCACCCCAGGGGAGCATTTGGGGGCACAGGAGAGGCTCTTCTCTACATACTGGAACTTCTCAGGGTTCTCACATGACCCCAAGCTGTTTGGCCCCCTGCCCTCGCCAGTCCCTGAGGGCCTGGGTCGTGGTGCCACCGGGAGCATGCCCTGTCCCTTTGGAGTTTCCCCAGGGGTGGCATTCTCAGGTGCCTCCATGCACAAGGCATTGGGGTCATTCTTGGTGGGCAGCTTACTGCAGTCCAAGGACTCTGGCCAGCCAAAGTTAAATTGCTCCATGATGGGAGCGCACTTGTGCCGGGCCTGCTCACACATGGGCTTGCAGGCTGGGATGCTGGTGCTCACCTGGTCGGTGCACATGGGGGCATagagggagcagaggaagaaGCGCAGGTGAACGTGGCAGCCATACTCCACCAAGGGGGCAAACTCCTGCAGCTTGATGGCAG
The nucleotide sequence above comes from Pelodiscus sinensis isolate JC-2024 chromosome 21, ASM4963464v1, whole genome shotgun sequence. Encoded proteins:
- the FZD9 gene encoding frizzled-9 — protein: MAALRLTITLSFLCQLVVAGFSLEIGSYDVERGREARCQPIEIPMCQGIGYNLTRMPNYMGHEDQREAAIKLQEFAPLVEYGCHVHLRFFLCSLYAPMCTDQVSTSIPACKPMCEQARHKCAPIMEQFNFGWPESLDCSKLPTKNDPNALCMEAPENATPGETPKGQGMLPVAPRPRPSGTGEGRGPNSLGSCENPEKFQYVEKSLSCAPKCSPGVDVYWSREDKDFAFIWMAVWSTLCFISTAFTVLTFLLDPHRFQYPERPIIFLSMCYNVYSVAFLIRSVAGAENIACDRENGEQYIIQEGLESTGCTIVFLILYYFGMASSLWWVILTLTWFLAAGKKWGHEAIEAHSSYFHMAAWGIPAMKTIVILTMRKVAGDELTGLCYVGSMDVGALTGFVLIPLACYLVIGTSFILTGFVALFHIRKIMKTGGTNTEKLEKLMVKIGVFSILYTVPATCVIVCYFYERLNVDYWNFRALEHGCVAFSGRHNTNCSLEASVPTVAVFMLKIFMSLVVGITSGVWVWSSKTLQTWQSLCNRKLGMRTRGKPCSGVTCAGAHCHYQAPAVMLHMTKPDPYLDNPTHV